The following are encoded in a window of Brockia lithotrophica genomic DNA:
- a CDS encoding helix-turn-helix transcriptional regulator: MASEQVLKITGALSDPTRYNIYRYVLANKEGVTVTQVAEHFGIHPNVARLHLTKLEEANLVTSRAEKSGKGGRPGKVYTPTLKRETVSFPPRDYAFVSEVAMRTLDRLGEEAKKVFVEEGYRLGVEVGHRYLQDEHFRAEDQPFPRLVEAAIRIAEQQDLYPELLEVQDPMFRFRVRNCPFMEQIHDYPVICEMHQAYLRGILETIGGRVDLIEEKCMVHGDLDCEYIAVKLP, translated from the coding sequence ATGGCGAGCGAACAAGTTCTGAAAATCACAGGCGCCCTCTCCGATCCGACCCGCTACAACATCTACCGCTACGTCCTGGCCAACAAAGAGGGGGTTACCGTCACCCAAGTCGCCGAACACTTCGGGATCCACCCCAACGTCGCCCGGCTGCACCTCACGAAGCTGGAAGAGGCAAACCTCGTCACGTCCCGTGCGGAAAAGTCCGGGAAGGGCGGTCGGCCGGGGAAGGTCTACACCCCAACCCTCAAGCGGGAAACCGTGTCCTTCCCGCCGCGGGACTACGCCTTCGTTTCCGAGGTGGCGATGCGGACGCTGGACCGCCTCGGCGAAGAGGCGAAAAAGGTTTTCGTCGAAGAGGGGTACCGCCTGGGCGTCGAGGTAGGGCACCGCTACCTCCAAGATGAGCACTTCCGAGCGGAAGACCAGCCCTTCCCCCGGCTCGTCGAAGCGGCCATCCGCATCGCGGAACAGCAAGATCTCTACCCCGAACTCCTCGAGGTACAAGATCCCATGTTCCGCTTCCGCGTACGGAACTGCCCCTTCATGGAGCAAATCCACGACTACCCCGTGATTTGCGAAATGCACCAGGCATACCTAAGGGGGATCCTCGAGACGATCGGGGGCCGCGTCGACCTGATCGAGGAAAAGTGCATGGTGCACGGCGACCTCGACTGCGAGTACATCGCCGTAAAGCTCCCGTAA
- a CDS encoding CBS domain-containing protein — protein MTRVADVMARQVVTADPQMTLVEVARRMKEHDIGALPVVGADGKLLGIVTDRDIVVRALSEAKDGNLRVADVMTPNPVTVSPDRPLLEAAKLMAEHQIRRLVVVDGGRVVGMLSVKDLTEAEEGFRFVDTVIREVSETAEEHGAEVH, from the coding sequence CGATCCGCAGATGACGCTTGTGGAAGTCGCACGGCGGATGAAGGAGCACGACATCGGCGCGTTGCCCGTCGTCGGCGCGGACGGAAAGCTTCTCGGGATCGTCACCGACCGCGACATCGTCGTCCGCGCGCTTTCCGAGGCGAAGGACGGGAATCTGCGTGTGGCGGACGTGATGACCCCGAATCCCGTCACCGTCTCCCCGGATCGTCCGCTCCTCGAGGCGGCGAAGCTCATGGCGGAGCACCAGATCCGCCGCTTGGTGGTTGTCGACGGAGGGCGTGTCGTGGGGATGTTAAGCGTAAAGGACCTCACGGAGGCGGAAGAAGGCTTTCGCTTCGTGGACACGGTGATTCGCGAAGTGTCGGAGACGGCGGAGGAGCACGGAGCGGAAGTCCACTGA
- a CDS encoding Spx/MgsR family RNA polymerase-binding regulatory protein, which produces MAPRRKGKVIFYTYPSCTSCRKTKEWLNRHGIPYEERHIFRNPPSPDELKEMFRLTTEGTDELLSKRSQVFKSLGIDIENLRFTELLELLHREPRLLRRPIITYGDHLIVGYDREALEVLLALA; this is translated from the coding sequence ATGGCGCCGCGCCGAAAGGGTAAGGTGATTTTCTACACGTACCCGAGCTGCACGTCGTGCCGCAAGACCAAGGAATGGCTCAACCGCCACGGGATCCCCTACGAGGAGAGGCACATCTTTCGGAATCCGCCGTCTCCGGACGAGCTCAAGGAGATGTTCCGCCTGACCACGGAAGGGACGGACGAGCTTTTGTCCAAGCGCAGTCAGGTCTTTAAGTCGCTCGGTATAGACATCGAAAACCTCCGCTTTACGGAGCTCCTCGAGCTCCTTCACCGTGAACCCCGCCTCCTTCGGCGGCCGATCATCACCTACGGGGACCACCTGATTGTCGGCTACGATCGTGAGGCCTTGGAGGTCCTGCTCGCCTTGGCGTGA